One Brassica napus cultivar Da-Ae chromosome C4, Da-Ae, whole genome shotgun sequence genomic region harbors:
- the LOC106426563 gene encoding putative F-box protein At3g16210, producing the protein MSNQQPSQLISLQQDGLYLLDFNKTTSLKLNLPFTLPPPTEPVCILHCRGIMCLTLEGHNDLAIWNPSSKEFKRIMMFNSRQTTNPLGFGYDRFSDDYKIVTIIDRKTFIYTFKEKSWRESVPRDTSLDCKFKNRTGTVEDHCMYWIADRSHIKNPCKENTILCFDFVKEEYKELNLPITCKQKFSSWLGVLRGELYIIEHYPCINNDICVWRQKSSDKKIKKWQSEPWINMTKHLKEFKNFEVVFACIARNDDVFIVVKDTRNGDGKVMVYKAREKFIEVPFGSSLKGFRCMSDYICQ; encoded by the coding sequence ATGTCCAATCAACAACCATCGCAGCTCATTTCATTGCAGCAAGATGGTTTATACCTTCTCGACTTCAACAAAACAACATCATTGAAACTCAACTTGCCCTTTACATTACCGCCCCCGACCGAACCTGTCTGTATTCTTCATTGCCGTGGAATCATGTGTCTCACACTTGAAGGCCACAATGACCTAGCCATCTGGAACCCGAGTTCCAAAGAATTCAAGAGAATAATGATGTTTAATTCGCGTCAAACAACAAATCCTTTGGGATTCGGTTATGACCGATTCTCTGATGATTACAAGATCGTGACTATAATCGATCGCAAAACCTTTATCTACACTTTCAAAGAAAAATCTTGGAGAGAAAGCGTGCCGCGAGATACTTCTCTTGATTGCAAATTTAAAAACCGGACCGGTACGGTTGAGGACCATTGTATGTATTGGATAGCAGACCGGTCACACATCAAGAACCCTTGTAAGGAAAACACCATCCTATGTTTCGATTTTGTCAAAGAAGAGTACAAAGAACTGAACCTTCCGATAACTTGTAAGCAGAAATTTAGTTCCTGGTTAGGGGTTTTAAGGGGAGAGTTATACATTATCGAGCACTACCCATGTATAAATAATGACATATGTGTATGGCGTCAAAAGAGTAGCGACAAGAAGATCAAGAAATGGCAAAGTGAACCATGGATCAATATGACCAAACATCTTAAAGAATTCAAAAACTTTGAAGTTGTGTTTGCGTGCATAGCAAGAAACGATGACGTCTTCATAGTGGTGAAAGATACAAGAAATGGAGACGGGAAGGTTATGGTGTACAAGGCCCGAGAGAAGTTCATTGAAGTTCCATTTGGTAGTTCGTTGAAAGGGTTTAGATGTATGAGTGATTATATATGTCAGTAA